Proteins from a single region of Pelodiscus sinensis isolate JC-2024 chromosome 29, ASM4963464v1, whole genome shotgun sequence:
- the SNX11 gene encoding sorting nexin-11 isoform X3, with translation MLENQEQELAGRCPLVWTWPKAAALARRCRSAGGGRKCGTGCCAWLLAASPWSEASRLCPQELTTVRVQDPRIQNEGSWNSYVDYKIFLHTNSKAFTAKTSCVRRRYREFVWLRKQLQKNAGLVPVPELPGKSTLFAGSTDEFIEKRRQGLQQFLEKASCRCPRSRRACRAGAP, from the exons ATGTTGGAGAATCAAGAGCAAGAA CTAGCTGGACGTTGCCCCCTTGTGTGGACCTGGCCCAAGGCAGCAGCATTGGCCCGAAGGTGCCGCTCTGCTGGGGGTGGCAGGAAATGCGGAACAGGCTGCTGTGCGTGGCTGTTGGCAGCATCTCCGTGGAGTGAGGCCTCGCGTCTCTGCCCTCAGGAGCTGACCACGGTGCGTGTTCAGGACCCTCGGATCCAGAACGAAGGCTCCTGGAATTCCTACGTGGATTACAAGATCTTCCTGCAC ACCAACAGCAAAGCCTTCACGGCCAAGACGTCGTGTGTGCGCAGACGATACCGCGAGTTCGTGtggctgaggaagcagctccagaaAAACGCTGGCTTAGT GCCCGTCCCGGAGCTGCCCGGGAAGTCGACCCTCTTCGCCGGCAGCACGGATGAGTTCATTGAGAAGcggaggcaggggctgcagcagtTCCTGGAGAA AGCCAGCTGCCGGTGCCCGAGATCGAGGCGTGCGTGCAGGGCCGGAGCCCCCTGA
- the SNX11 gene encoding sorting nexin-11 isoform X1, whose amino-acid sequence MLENQEQELAGRCPLVWTWPKAAALARRCRSAGGGRKCGTGCCAWLLAASPWSEASRLCPQELTTVRVQDPRIQNEGSWNSYVDYKIFLHTNSKAFTAKTSCVRRRYREFVWLRKQLQKNAGLVPVPELPGKSTLFAGSTDEFIEKRRQGLQQFLEKVVQNVVLLSDSQLHLFLQSQLPVPEIEACVQGRSPLTVTEAILRYAMSNCGWVQEEDPRPALMAGAGLSGSGAGLASPPGRSSLDAPLPWSDFGLEDDPSDRLASPTEPLAAE is encoded by the exons ATGTTGGAGAATCAAGAGCAAGAA CTAGCTGGACGTTGCCCCCTTGTGTGGACCTGGCCCAAGGCAGCAGCATTGGCCCGAAGGTGCCGCTCTGCTGGGGGTGGCAGGAAATGCGGAACAGGCTGCTGTGCGTGGCTGTTGGCAGCATCTCCGTGGAGTGAGGCCTCGCGTCTCTGCCCTCAGGAGCTGACCACGGTGCGTGTTCAGGACCCTCGGATCCAGAACGAAGGCTCCTGGAATTCCTACGTGGATTACAAGATCTTCCTGCAC ACCAACAGCAAAGCCTTCACGGCCAAGACGTCGTGTGTGCGCAGACGATACCGCGAGTTCGTGtggctgaggaagcagctccagaaAAACGCTGGCTTAGT GCCCGTCCCGGAGCTGCCCGGGAAGTCGACCCTCTTCGCCGGCAGCACGGATGAGTTCATTGAGAAGcggaggcaggggctgcagcagtTCCTGGAGAA GGTGGTGCAGAACGTGGTTCTCCTGTCCGACAGCCAGTTGCATCTCTTCCTGCAGAGCCAGCTGCCGGTGCCCGAGATCGAGGCGTGCGTGCAGGGCCGGAGCCCCCTGACCGTCACGGAGGCCATCCTCCGCTACGCCATGTCCAACTgcggctgggtgcaggaggaagaccCCCGCCCTGCTCTCATGGCCGGGGCAGGACTCTCCGGCAG cgGCGCTGGTCTCGCAAGCCCCCCTGGCCGGAGCTCCCTGGACGCCCCGTTGCCCTGGAGCGACTTCGGCCTGGAAGACGACCCCTCGGACCGCCTGGCCTCTCCCACGGAGCCGCTGGCGGCGGAGTGA
- the SNX11 gene encoding sorting nexin-11 isoform X2: protein MLENQEQEELTTVRVQDPRIQNEGSWNSYVDYKIFLHTNSKAFTAKTSCVRRRYREFVWLRKQLQKNAGLVPVPELPGKSTLFAGSTDEFIEKRRQGLQQFLEKVVQNVVLLSDSQLHLFLQSQLPVPEIEACVQGRSPLTVTEAILRYAMSNCGWVQEEDPRPALMAGAGLSGSGAGLASPPGRSSLDAPLPWSDFGLEDDPSDRLASPTEPLAAE from the exons ATGTTGGAGAATCAAGAGCAAGAA GAGCTGACCACGGTGCGTGTTCAGGACCCTCGGATCCAGAACGAAGGCTCCTGGAATTCCTACGTGGATTACAAGATCTTCCTGCAC ACCAACAGCAAAGCCTTCACGGCCAAGACGTCGTGTGTGCGCAGACGATACCGCGAGTTCGTGtggctgaggaagcagctccagaaAAACGCTGGCTTAGT GCCCGTCCCGGAGCTGCCCGGGAAGTCGACCCTCTTCGCCGGCAGCACGGATGAGTTCATTGAGAAGcggaggcaggggctgcagcagtTCCTGGAGAA GGTGGTGCAGAACGTGGTTCTCCTGTCCGACAGCCAGTTGCATCTCTTCCTGCAGAGCCAGCTGCCGGTGCCCGAGATCGAGGCGTGCGTGCAGGGCCGGAGCCCCCTGACCGTCACGGAGGCCATCCTCCGCTACGCCATGTCCAACTgcggctgggtgcaggaggaagaccCCCGCCCTGCTCTCATGGCCGGGGCAGGACTCTCCGGCAG cgGCGCTGGTCTCGCAAGCCCCCCTGGCCGGAGCTCCCTGGACGCCCCGTTGCCCTGGAGCGACTTCGGCCTGGAAGACGACCCCTCGGACCGCCTGGCCTCTCCCACGGAGCCGCTGGCGGCGGAGTGA